One stretch of Pigmentiphaga aceris DNA includes these proteins:
- a CDS encoding PDDEXK nuclease domain-containing protein, translated as MSQVPATTGADSLHAELRALIASSRQRLAGAVNAELTRLYWTIGQRLDVEVLGGERASYGTALLDQLGQQLSHEFGRGFEARNLRRMVKFAQAFRDAEIVTTLSAKLSWSHLVAIVALKPPQARQFYAWRAAQDGWSVRELAKQIERKVFERSEIASAQVPAAPLSAEGQAPNQIFKDPYFLDFLGLHQGHDETDLEAAILRQLEAFILELGRGFAFVERQKRMVIDGDDFYLDLLFYHRRLRRLVAIELKLGRFKAAHKGQMELYLKWLDRHERQPGEEAPIGLILCAESSREQVELLQMHKDGITVAEYWTELPPKDELERQLHQALLEAHERLARRGVLLEKKSKDE; from the coding sequence ATGAGCCAAGTGCCTGCCACAACGGGCGCGGACAGCCTACACGCCGAACTGCGGGCCCTCATCGCCAGCAGCCGCCAACGACTGGCTGGCGCCGTGAATGCGGAGCTGACGCGCCTGTACTGGACCATCGGCCAGCGGTTGGATGTCGAAGTGCTGGGCGGCGAACGTGCCAGCTACGGCACAGCCCTGCTTGACCAACTTGGGCAACAGTTATCCCACGAGTTTGGACGCGGCTTCGAGGCCCGCAACCTGCGTCGCATGGTGAAGTTTGCACAGGCTTTCCGGGACGCCGAGATTGTGACGACACTGTCGGCAAAATTGAGCTGGAGTCATCTGGTAGCCATCGTTGCGCTCAAACCCCCGCAAGCTCGCCAGTTCTACGCTTGGCGGGCGGCGCAGGATGGCTGGAGCGTGCGCGAACTGGCCAAGCAGATTGAACGCAAAGTCTTCGAGCGCAGCGAAATCGCAAGCGCACAGGTGCCTGCAGCGCCCTTGTCTGCGGAAGGCCAAGCGCCAAACCAGATCTTCAAAGACCCCTACTTCCTGGACTTTCTGGGTCTGCACCAAGGGCATGACGAGACTGACCTTGAAGCCGCCATCCTGCGCCAGCTCGAAGCCTTCATCCTGGAACTTGGCCGAGGCTTTGCCTTCGTTGAACGTCAGAAGCGCATGGTCATCGACGGCGACGACTTCTACCTGGATTTGCTGTTCTACCATCGGCGCCTGCGTCGATTGGTCGCCATTGAGCTGAAGCTCGGCCGCTTCAAGGCTGCGCACAAAGGTCAGATGGAGTTGTACCTGAAATGGCTGGACAGGCATGAGCGCCAGCCCGGTGAGGAAGCACCCATCGGGTTGATTCTTTGCGCGGAATCCAGCCGCGAGCAAGTGGAGCTGCTGCAGATGCACAAAGACGGCATCACGGTGGCTGAGTATTGGACCGAGCTGCCGCCCA